The following coding sequences are from one Alosa alosa isolate M-15738 ecotype Scorff River chromosome 3, AALO_Geno_1.1, whole genome shotgun sequence window:
- the lacc1 gene encoding purine nucleoside phosphorylase LACC1 isoform X2, producing the protein MAKVIVVDLGSDPSSEYSKACFEAFTGKISMILGQADEMHEPVYLIGCLQQSSSALGITPEKFVSLRKQIRVLLDSSVSALLYTIKRELDSLDLSNIVVITSHNRMIILQKYQELLFTPVYLFEYVTVFEDPSTFGSARPNLTSREITDVTEEVGTFLRQLPAVGEITVLKSSLVPDCFSHGFSTRMGGISYISTLSSLNLFSSSRRRDPKAVVNENIRRLGLQMGFQPHQFHLTNHASDVWVIGEEAPESYDGIVTNQVNVVIAAPGADCMPLLFTDPVEKVIGVAHAGWKGTLMGIAKATVNAMVSRFGSKTENILAVIGPSVGSCCFKLDQESAKEFHSIHPHCVRKDETPKPFINIRLATRVLLEREGLVSEHIHDDTVTDIPSVTLCTSCHSDMFFSHVRDGTNFGTQIGFLWIKDGGKV; encoded by the exons ATGGCTAAAGTTATTGTCGTGGATCTTGGCAGCGATCCTAGTTCAGAGTACAGTAAGGCTTGTTTTGAAGCATTTACAGGAAAGATATCAATGATTCTTGGTCAGGCTGATGAAATGCACGAACCTGTTTACCTCATTGGTTGTCTGCAGCAGAGCTCAAGTGCTCTAGGCATAACACCTGAGAAATTTGTCAGCTTAAGGAAACAGATTCGTGTCTTACTGGACAGCTCAGTTTCTGCTTTGCTCTACACAATCAAGCGAGAATTGGATAGTCTGGACTTGAGCAATATTGTGGTAATTACGTCTCATAATCGGATGATTATCCTGCAAAAATACCAAGAACTTCTCTTTACACCTGTGTACCTCTTTGAATATGTCACCGTGTTCGAAGATCCGAGCACTTTCGGTAGTGCTAGGCCAAACCTTACCTCTAGAGAGATCACAGACGTGACAGAAGAAGTGGGTACATTTCTTCGACAGCTCCCAGCAGTTGGTGAAATTACGGTCCTTAAATCCTCCCTGGTGCCTG ACTGCTTCTCCCATGGTTTCAGTACTAGGATGGGAGGAATCTCCTACATCAGCACTCTAAGCTCACTCAACCTCTTCAGCAGCTCCAGGCGGAGAGACCCCAAGGCGGTTGTGAATGAGAACATCAGGCGTCTTGGACTCCAGATGGGCTTTCAGCCTCACCAGTTCCACCTG acaaATCATGCCAGTGATGTGTGGGTGATCGGAGAAGAAGCACCTGAGAGCTATGATGGAATTGTTACCAATCAAGTCAACGTTGTCATAGCAGCACCAGGTGCTGACTGCATGCCACTACTCTTCACCGACCCTGTAGAAAAAGTTATTGGAGTGGCTCACGCAG GCTGGAAGGGTACACTAATGGGGATTGCTAAGGCAACAGTAAATGCCATGGTGTCACGATTTGGTAGTAAGACGGAAAATATTTTAGCTGTGATTGGTCCATCTGTTGGTTCCTGCTGCTTCAAGCTTGACCAGGAGTCAGCCAAAGAGTTCCATTCCATTCACCCACATTGTGTCAGGAAAGATGAGACACCAAAGCCCTTCATCAATATCAGGCTGGCTACAAG AGTTCTGCTGGAGCGAGAGGGGCTCGTCTCTGAGCACATTCATGATGACACTGTTACAGACATTCCAAGTGTAACACTGTGCACCTCTTGCCACTCAGACATGTTCTTCTCTCATGTTCGAGATGGGACCAACTTTGGCACACAAATCGGCTTCCTTTGGATAAAAGATGGGGGGAAAGTATAG
- the lacc1 gene encoding purine nucleoside phosphorylase LACC1 isoform X1, with product MAKVIVVDLGSDPSSEYSKACFEAFTGKISMILGQADEMHEPVYLIGCLQQSSSALGITPEKFVSLRKQIRVLLDSSVSALLYTIKRELDSLDLSNIVVITSHNRMIILQKYQELLFTPVYLFEYVTVFEDPSTFGSARPNLTSREITDVTEEVGTFLRQLPAVGEITVLKSSLVPDCFSHGFSTRMGGISYISTLSSLNLFSSSRRRDPKAVVNENIRRLGLQMGFQPHQFHLVKTNHASDVWVIGEEAPESYDGIVTNQVNVVIAAPGADCMPLLFTDPVEKVIGVAHAGWKGTLMGIAKATVNAMVSRFGSKTENILAVIGPSVGSCCFKLDQESAKEFHSIHPHCVRKDETPKPFINIRLATRVLLEREGLVSEHIHDDTVTDIPSVTLCTSCHSDMFFSHVRDGTNFGTQIGFLWIKDGGKV from the exons ATGGCTAAAGTTATTGTCGTGGATCTTGGCAGCGATCCTAGTTCAGAGTACAGTAAGGCTTGTTTTGAAGCATTTACAGGAAAGATATCAATGATTCTTGGTCAGGCTGATGAAATGCACGAACCTGTTTACCTCATTGGTTGTCTGCAGCAGAGCTCAAGTGCTCTAGGCATAACACCTGAGAAATTTGTCAGCTTAAGGAAACAGATTCGTGTCTTACTGGACAGCTCAGTTTCTGCTTTGCTCTACACAATCAAGCGAGAATTGGATAGTCTGGACTTGAGCAATATTGTGGTAATTACGTCTCATAATCGGATGATTATCCTGCAAAAATACCAAGAACTTCTCTTTACACCTGTGTACCTCTTTGAATATGTCACCGTGTTCGAAGATCCGAGCACTTTCGGTAGTGCTAGGCCAAACCTTACCTCTAGAGAGATCACAGACGTGACAGAAGAAGTGGGTACATTTCTTCGACAGCTCCCAGCAGTTGGTGAAATTACGGTCCTTAAATCCTCCCTGGTGCCTG ACTGCTTCTCCCATGGTTTCAGTACTAGGATGGGAGGAATCTCCTACATCAGCACTCTAAGCTCACTCAACCTCTTCAGCAGCTCCAGGCGGAGAGACCCCAAGGCGGTTGTGAATGAGAACATCAGGCGTCTTGGACTCCAGATGGGCTTTCAGCCTCACCAGTTCCACCTGGTAAAG acaaATCATGCCAGTGATGTGTGGGTGATCGGAGAAGAAGCACCTGAGAGCTATGATGGAATTGTTACCAATCAAGTCAACGTTGTCATAGCAGCACCAGGTGCTGACTGCATGCCACTACTCTTCACCGACCCTGTAGAAAAAGTTATTGGAGTGGCTCACGCAG GCTGGAAGGGTACACTAATGGGGATTGCTAAGGCAACAGTAAATGCCATGGTGTCACGATTTGGTAGTAAGACGGAAAATATTTTAGCTGTGATTGGTCCATCTGTTGGTTCCTGCTGCTTCAAGCTTGACCAGGAGTCAGCCAAAGAGTTCCATTCCATTCACCCACATTGTGTCAGGAAAGATGAGACACCAAAGCCCTTCATCAATATCAGGCTGGCTACAAG AGTTCTGCTGGAGCGAGAGGGGCTCGTCTCTGAGCACATTCATGATGACACTGTTACAGACATTCCAAGTGTAACACTGTGCACCTCTTGCCACTCAGACATGTTCTTCTCTCATGTTCGAGATGGGACCAACTTTGGCACACAAATCGGCTTCCTTTGGATAAAAGATGGGGGGAAAGTATAG